A window of the Gossypium hirsutum isolate 1008001.06 chromosome A03, Gossypium_hirsutum_v2.1, whole genome shotgun sequence genome harbors these coding sequences:
- the LOC107885986 gene encoding scarecrow-like protein 33 encodes MGSHLTGFPHTVNGFKISDGYLLPNPNVYPKFEISDGIGSNDQSLDFSSLGVPFLPSLGLGDSSFASILSMGSMGKEGDTFSPTDDTDVSDTVLKYISQVLLEEEMEEKPCMFHDSLALQAAEKSLYEVLGESYPPRDQAPVCVDPSVESPDNCSFGTSSDHSIHSGSSSCTSYTIESQWNGDFSENNNRPSLLQTSIPENFVFQSTVDPGSRFSSHSQNGSANNGNGFMGCPASEFLVPNYFSQSELALHFKRGFEEASKFLPKANQLNVGFKSNALISELKQKASNTVVKVESDRKECSPPRLMRKKSHEREDEDLEERNNKQSAVLGDESELSDMFDKVLICARRRGQSSSSTADETLPNGPSKTLLPNEQTNGSNSGKARGKKQGKKKVVDLRTLLILCAQAITSNDNVTAKELIKQIRQHSSPYGDGSQRLAHYFVDALEARLAGTGTQIYTSLVAKRMSAADMLKAYQVYISVCPFVKVPIIFANNYISKAAEKATKLHIIDFGIFYGFHWPALIHCLANRPGGPPKLRITGIEFPHPGFRPAEAVQETGRRLVKYCERYNVPFEYHTIAQKWETIRTEDLKINSDEVIAVNCLCRFRNLLDETVVLNSPRDTVLKLIRKINPDVFVHSVVNGSYNAPFFVTRFREALFHFSALFDMCETNVSHEDNMRSMLEQKFYGREIMNIVACEGTERVERPESYKQWQVRNMRAGFVQLPLNPELMKRVKERVKARYHSDFMVDVDGRWMLQGWKGRIIYASSAWIPA; translated from the coding sequence ATGGGTTCTCATCTCACTGGATTCCCTCACACAGTTAATGGTTTCAAGATTAGTGACGGGTATCTTTTGCCTAATCCAAATGTAtacccaaaatttgaaatttctgaTGGGATTGGATCAAATGACCAATCTTTAGATTTCAGCTCTCTAGGTGTCCCATTTTTACCTTCTTTAGGTTTGGGTGATTCTAGCTTTGCTTCAATTTTGAGCATGGGCAGCATGGGTAAAGAGGGAGATACTTTTTCTCCGACCGATGACACTGATGTCTCGGACACCGTTCTTAAGTACATAAGTCAGGTGCTTTTGGAAGAGGAAATGGAAGAGAAGCCCTGCATGTTCCATGACTCCTTGGCTCTGCAAGCTGCAGAGAAGTCTCTTTATGAAGTTCTTGGTGAAAGCTATCCTCCTCGAGATCAAGCTCCTGTTTGTGTCGATCCAAGTGTTGAGAGCCCGGATAACTGTTCTTTTGGTACTTCCAGTGATCATAGCATTCATAGTGGCTCTAGTTCCTGTACTAGCTATACGATTGAGTCTCAGTGGAATGGTGATTTTAGCGAAAACAACAACAGACCGTCTTTGTTACAAACAAGCATTCCTGAAAACTTTGTTTTTCAGTCTACTGTGGATCCGGGTTCACGGTTTTCATCTCATTCTCAAAATGGTAGTGCTAATAATGGGAATGGATTCATGGGATGTCCTGCGAGTGAGTTTTTAGTTCCAAATTATTTTAGTCAAAGTGAATTAGCATTGCACTTCAAGAGGGGGTTTGAGGAAGCTAGTAAGTTCCTACCAAAAGCTAATCAACTGAATGTCGGTTTCAAGAGCAATGCATTGATTTCAGAGTTGAAGCAGAAGGCTTCAAACACGGTAGTCAAAGTGGAGAGTGACAGGAAGGAGTGCTCACCACCTCGTTTGATGAGAAAGAAGAGTCATGAACGAGAAGATGAAGATTTAGAAGAGAGGAATAACAAACAGTCGGCAGTTTTGGGGGACGAGAGCGAGCTATCAGACATGTTCGATAAGGTGTTGATTTGTGCTAGGAGAAGAGGGCAGTCTTCTTCATCCACTGCGGATGAGACTTTGCCGAATGGACCAAGCAAGACGCTGCTGCCGAATGAGCAAACAAATGGATCCAATAGTGGGAAGGCGCGTGGCAAGAAACAGGGTAAGAAGAAAGTAGTGGATTTGAGGACTCTCCTGATCTTATGCGCGCAAGCTATCACTTCCAATGACAATGTGACTGCTAAGGAACTGATAAAGCAGATTAGGCAGCATTCTTCGCCCTATGGTGACGGGTCTCAGAGATTAGCTCATTACTTTGTTGACGCCCTTGAAGCACGCTTAGCTGGCACTGGAACTCAAATTTATACCTCTCTGGTTGCTAAAAGAATGTCAGCCGCTGATATGTTGAAAGCTTACCAAGTTTATATTTCAGTCTGCCCATTCGTGAAGGTGCCTATTATTTTTGCAAACAACTACATTTCGAAGGCAGCAGAGAAAGCAACAAAGCTCCATATCATAGACTTTggtattttttatggttttcattGGCCTGCTTTAATTCACTGCCTCGCAAACAGACCTGGTGGTCCTCCAAAGTTACGCATTACGGGAATAGAGTTTCCCCACCCTGGCTTCCGGCCTGCTGAAGCTGTGCAGGAGACGGGGCGTCGATTGGTAAAGTATTGTGAACGTTACAATGTTCCGTTTGAGTACCATACTATAGCTCAGAAATGGGAGACTATCCGAACTGAGGACCTCAAGATTAATTCTGATGAAGTTATTGCTGTCAATTGTCTCTGTCGATTTAGGAACCTACTCGATGAGACAGTAGTGTTAAATAGTCCGAGGGATACTGTTCTGAAATTGATTCGGAAGATAAATCCAGATGTTTTTGTTCATAGTGTTGTTAATGGATCCTACAATGCCCCCTTTTTTGTCACAAGATTCCGGGAGGCACTCTTTCATTTTTCTGCACTGTTTGACATGTGCGAGACAAATGTCTCTCATGAAGATAACATGAGGTCGATGCTTGAACAGAAGTTTTACGGGCGGGAAATTATGAATATCGTAGCATGTGAAGGCACAGAAAGAGTAGAGAGACCTGAATCATATAAACAGTGGCAGGTTCGTAACATGAGGGCTGGGTTTGTGCAGCTTCCGTTAAACCCTGAACTTATGAAGAGAGTGAAAGAGAGGGTGAAGGCACGCTACCACAGTGATTTTATGGTTGACGTGGATGGCCGGTGGATGTTGCAGGGATGGAAGGGTCGAATCATCTATGCATCTTCTGCTTGGATACCTGCATAA
- the LOC107885987 gene encoding telomere repeat-binding protein 5 isoform X2 — protein sequence MELQKRLDYGFNGYQVPATPRATRSARKRVSFKKRVEDNRISAFDLLATVAGKLLLDKESTPVFSNTSSAEDPSKVEKNTVKEERWDGSQSSKLETCDQYSNDREFIVSQLVSQTNDLRSCSFRESPSLKNDTHFGLTSVVTTSDCSERSGVLKLMNGKIKNETGCLPCKVETGPFLCGASGGRIKLEFENKGPIHEELDRTDKLSIREVADTCPLEDPVVVDGKPPLLVSSDSSGKTHSYGFNNYLSSFPGKRDDLKVVSRDDDEKSSRCTYLGPIKKPFRPTPLIGDRRIRKTMTSKYLKVAPRLNDVTLSNSDENLKSAYCDSSAYKRIRSERNYPFKKRKFLHYSSVSNSDGGISSEGISDSPEQSINGNASGVYPKMRGVTGESPSLADQRKSFHSRDSHVKFRIKSFRVPELFIEIPESATIGSLKRTVMEAVTAILGGGLRIGVLLQGKKVRDDNKTLLQTGISRDNQMDALGFSLEPNPSQTFPSHCPGGSPLTFPCDTPLPLARYPATPGLVARVTHDPSHEPHMPNLGHFVESDHDSAPSPTDMSLDKSTTDSKALVAVPAISVEALDVVPAHRKSKQSEVVQRRIRRPFSVAEVEALVQAVEKLGTGRWRDVKLRAFDNAKHRTYVDLKDKWKTLVHTARISPQQRRGEPVPQELLDRVLTAHAYWSQQQAKQQLKQQQQPESCLLLYNSNSKS from the exons ATGGAGTTGCAGAAGAGGTTAGATTATGGATTCAATGGCTATCAGGTGCCTGCTACTCCACGAGCAACCAGATCAGCCagg AAAAGGGTTTCATTTAAAAAGAGAGTTGAAGACAACCGAATAAGTGCTTTCGACTTACTGGCCACCGTAGCTGGGAAGTTATTACTAGATAAAGAAAGTACTCCTGTCTTTAGTAATACGTCAAGTGCTGAAGATCCGTCTAAAGTTGAAAAGAATACTGTTAAAGAAGAAAGGTGGGATGGAAGCCAGTCATCGAAGCTAGAAACATGCGATCAATACAGCAATGATAGGGAATTCATAGTTTCTCAACTTGTCTCACAAACTAATGACCTAAGAAGCTGTAGTTTTAGAGAATCACCGAGCCTTAAAAATGACACCCATTTTGGACTTACCTCTGTTGTAACAACTTCTGATTGCTCAGAAAGATCTGGTGTTCTGAAGTTAATGAATGGCAAAATCAAGAATGAAACGGGATGTTTGCCTTGTAAGGTAGAGACTGGTCCCTTTCTGTGCGGGGCTTCTGGTGGTCGTATTAAACTAGAGTTTGAAAATAAAGGGCCTATACATGAGGAGCTGGATCGAACTGATAAGTTATCTATTAGAGAAGTGGCTGATACATGCCCCTTAGAGGATCCTGTAGTTGTGGATGGTAAACCTCCTCTTCTAGTTAGTTCAGATAGTAGTGGCAAGACACATTCATATGGGTTCAATAATTACCTTAGCTCTTTTCCTGGTAAGCGAGATGATTTAAAGGTAGTTAGTAGAGATGATGATGAAAAATCTTCAAGGTGTACTTACCTTGGCCCCATAAAGAAACCATTTAGGCCAACACCACTCATTGGAGACCGAAGAATAAGGAAGACAATGACTTCTAAATACTTGAAAGTTGCTCCGAGATTGAATGATGTGACACTATCCAATTCTG ATGAGAATTTGAAATCTGCTTACTGCGATAGCAGTGCTTACAAGCGCATAAGATCCGAAAGGAACTATCCTTTCAAAAAAAGGAAGTTTTTACACTATAGCTCAGTATCAAATTCAGATGGAGGAATCAGCAGTGAGGGTATTTCCGATTCACCTGAGCAGAGCATCAATGGAAATGCTTCAGGCGTATATCCAAAGATGCGTGGAG TCACTGGAGAATCACCTTCCCTAGCGGACCAACGCAAATCATTCCACTCTAGGGATTCTCACG TGAAGTTTAGGATCAAATCTTTCAGGGTGCCAGAATTGTTTATTGAAATTCCAGAATCTGCAACTATTGGTTCATTGAAG aGGACTGTTATGGAGGCAGTGACAGCGATACTCGGAGGTGGATTACGCATTGGTGTACTTCTTCAAGGAAAAAAGGTTAGAGATGACAATAAAACTCTGTTGCAAACGGGAATTTCTCGTGATAACCAGATGGATGCACTGGGTTTTAGCCTGGAGCCGAACCCTTCGCAAACCTTTCCATCGCACTGTCCTGGAGGTTCTCCCTTGACGTTTCCCTGTGACACGCCTCTACCTTTAGCTAG GTATCCAGCAACTCCTGGTTTAGTTGCTCGGGTTACACATGATCCTTCACATGAGCCTCACATGCCTAATTTGGGCCACTTTGTTGAAAGCGATCATGATTCTGCACCCTCGCCTACAGATATGTCACTTGACAAAAGCACAACGGATTCTAAAGCCCTGGTAGCTGTACCAGCGATTAGTGTGGAGGCGCTAGATGTGGTTCCAGCTCATAGGAAATCAAAGCAATCTGAAGTTGTGCAACGTAGAATTCGTCGACCTTTCTCTGTTGCTGAAGTTGAAGCCCTGGTTCAAGCTGTTGAGAAACTTGGAACTGGAAG GTGGCGTGATGTTAAGTTAAGAGCTTTTGATAACGCAAAGCACCGAACTTACGTAGATTTAAAG GATAAGTGGAAAACACTTGTTCATACAGCGAGAATATCGCCACAGCAAAGGCGGGGAGAACCGGTGCCTCAGGAGCTCCTGGACAGGGTCCTAACTGCGCATGCCTACTGGTCACAGCAGCAAGCCAAGCAACAACTGAAGCAGCAACAGCAGCCTGAGAGCTGCCTTCTCCTTTATAACTCAAACAGTAAGAGCTAG
- the LOC107885988 gene encoding LOW QUALITY PROTEIN: oxysterol-binding protein-related protein 3C (The sequence of the model RefSeq protein was modified relative to this genomic sequence to represent the inferred CDS: inserted 1 base in 1 codon): MERGREEISGHGPVQRAVEVTMGAVGLGAEGGGSDYEASGAREWWRAARAGVRRHRERESYWKMMVKYIGSDVTSMVTLPVIIFEPMTASENGRVCGCAMPIAVDGILLLVGPSRQMRGSLPPTGVHRLNFWGILLKFTLLEVSTCVIFLYIFLGWNSLEVHPVGRTCVTLKRDGVVLDLVPPPTKVNNLIFGRTRVDSPREMIMTNLTIGDKVVLYFQPCGWFGSGRYEVDGYVYDAAEEPXLLMTGKWNESTSYQPCDTEGEPHQGTELKEVWHVAVTPENDKFQYTYFAHKINSFDTAPKNLLASDSHLRPDRFAVERGDLSKAGAEKSSLEEMQRAEKRTRKASGHQFTPRWFDLIDGVTVTPWGDLEIYSYNGKYPEHWATVDSSDSNGELDIMSIEFNPWQYGNLSNK; encoded by the exons aTGGAGAGGGGGAGGGAAGAGATTTCCGGCCATGGGCCG GTGCAGAGGGCGGTGGAGGTGACTATGGGGGCTGTTGGGCTAG GTGCAGAGGGCGGTGGAAGTGACTATGAGGCAAGTGGTGCCAGGGAATGGTGGCGTGCTGCAAGGGCTGGTGTCAGAAGGCATAGA gaacGAGAGAGCTACTGGAAGATGATGGTCAAATATATAGGTTCAGATGTTACATCAATGGTGACACTTCCTGTCATCATATTTGAGCCAATGACTGCTTCAGAAAATGGCAGAG TATGTGGATGTGCTATGCCTATTGCAGTTGATGGAATACTCCTACTTGTTGGACCTAGCAGACAAATGCGAGGATCCCTACCTCCGACTGGTGTGCAT AGACTAAATTTTTGGGGAATTCTCTTGAAGTTTACCCTGTTGGAAGTTAGTACTTGTGTTATTTTTCTGTATATATTTTTGGGGTGGAATTCTCTTGAAGTTCATCCTGTTGGAAG aaCATGTGTTACTCTTAAAAGGGATGGTGTGGTTTTAGATTTGGTGCCTCCTCCCACCAAGGTTAACAATCTAATCTTTGGACGAACTCGGGTTGATTCACCAAGAGAGATGATCATGACAAATTTGACTATTGGGGACAAAGTTGTGCTATATTTTCAACCATGTGGCTGGTTTGG ATCTGGTCGCTATGAAGTGGATGGTTATGTTTATGATGCTGCTGAGGAAC AACTATTGATGACAGGGAAGTGGAATGAGTCAACGAGCTATCAGCCATGTGACACAGAAGGGGAACCTCATCAAGGCACAGAATTGAAAGAG GTTTGGCACGTTGCTGTTACTCCAGAAAATGACAAATTTCAATACACATATTTTGCACATAAAATAAACAGCTTTGACACTGCTCCTAAGAATTTGTTAGCATCAGACTCCCATCTGCGACCTGATCGATTTGCAGTTGAGAGGGGTGATTTATCTAAGGCTGGAGCTGAGAAGAGCAG TTTGGAAGAGATGCAGAGAGCGGAAAAGAGGACAAGAAAGGCCAGTGGCCATCAGTTTACCCCTAGATGGTTTGATTTGATAGATGGAGTCACAGTAACACCTTGGGGTGACTTAGAAATCTATAGCTACAACGGTAAATACCCCGAGCATTGGGCCACTGTAGATAGCTCAGACAGCAATGGCGAGTTGGACATTATGTCAATTGAGTTTAACCCATGGCAGTATGGTAATTTATCTAACAAATAG
- the LOC107885987 gene encoding telomere repeat-binding protein 5 isoform X1 yields the protein MELQKRLDYGFNGYQVPATPRATRSARKRVSFKKRVEDNRISAFDLLATVAGKLLLDKESTPVFSNTSSAEDPSKVEKNTVKEERWDGSQSSKLETCDQYSNDREFIVSQLVSQTNDLRSCSFRESPSLKNDTHFGLTSVVTTSDCSERSGVLKLMNGKIKNETGCLPCKVETGPFLCGASGGRIKLEFENKGPIHEELDRTDKLSIREVADTCPLEDPVVVDGKPPLLVSSDSSGKTHSYGFNNYLSSFPGKRDDLKVVSRDDDEKSSRCTYLGPIKKPFRPTPLIGDRRIRKTMTSKYLKVAPRLNDVTLSNSDENLKSAYCDSSAYKRIRSERNYPFKKRKFLHYSSVSNSDGGISSEGISDSPEQSINGNASGVYPKMRGVTGESPSLADQRKSFHSRDSHVKFRIKSFRVPELFIEIPESATIGSLKRTVMEAVTAILGGGLRIGVLLQGKKVRDDNKTLLQTGISRDNQMDALGFSLEPNPSQTFPSHCPGGSPLTFPCDTPLPLARYPATPGLVARVTHDPSHEPHMPNLGHFVESDHDSAPSPTDMSLDKSTTDSKALVAVPAISVEALDVVPAHRKSKQSEVVQRRIRRPFSVAEVEALVQAVEKLGTGRVLMALLICRWRDVKLRAFDNAKHRTYVDLKDKWKTLVHTARISPQQRRGEPVPQELLDRVLTAHAYWSQQQAKQQLKQQQQPESCLLLYNSNSKS from the exons ATGGAGTTGCAGAAGAGGTTAGATTATGGATTCAATGGCTATCAGGTGCCTGCTACTCCACGAGCAACCAGATCAGCCagg AAAAGGGTTTCATTTAAAAAGAGAGTTGAAGACAACCGAATAAGTGCTTTCGACTTACTGGCCACCGTAGCTGGGAAGTTATTACTAGATAAAGAAAGTACTCCTGTCTTTAGTAATACGTCAAGTGCTGAAGATCCGTCTAAAGTTGAAAAGAATACTGTTAAAGAAGAAAGGTGGGATGGAAGCCAGTCATCGAAGCTAGAAACATGCGATCAATACAGCAATGATAGGGAATTCATAGTTTCTCAACTTGTCTCACAAACTAATGACCTAAGAAGCTGTAGTTTTAGAGAATCACCGAGCCTTAAAAATGACACCCATTTTGGACTTACCTCTGTTGTAACAACTTCTGATTGCTCAGAAAGATCTGGTGTTCTGAAGTTAATGAATGGCAAAATCAAGAATGAAACGGGATGTTTGCCTTGTAAGGTAGAGACTGGTCCCTTTCTGTGCGGGGCTTCTGGTGGTCGTATTAAACTAGAGTTTGAAAATAAAGGGCCTATACATGAGGAGCTGGATCGAACTGATAAGTTATCTATTAGAGAAGTGGCTGATACATGCCCCTTAGAGGATCCTGTAGTTGTGGATGGTAAACCTCCTCTTCTAGTTAGTTCAGATAGTAGTGGCAAGACACATTCATATGGGTTCAATAATTACCTTAGCTCTTTTCCTGGTAAGCGAGATGATTTAAAGGTAGTTAGTAGAGATGATGATGAAAAATCTTCAAGGTGTACTTACCTTGGCCCCATAAAGAAACCATTTAGGCCAACACCACTCATTGGAGACCGAAGAATAAGGAAGACAATGACTTCTAAATACTTGAAAGTTGCTCCGAGATTGAATGATGTGACACTATCCAATTCTG ATGAGAATTTGAAATCTGCTTACTGCGATAGCAGTGCTTACAAGCGCATAAGATCCGAAAGGAACTATCCTTTCAAAAAAAGGAAGTTTTTACACTATAGCTCAGTATCAAATTCAGATGGAGGAATCAGCAGTGAGGGTATTTCCGATTCACCTGAGCAGAGCATCAATGGAAATGCTTCAGGCGTATATCCAAAGATGCGTGGAG TCACTGGAGAATCACCTTCCCTAGCGGACCAACGCAAATCATTCCACTCTAGGGATTCTCACG TGAAGTTTAGGATCAAATCTTTCAGGGTGCCAGAATTGTTTATTGAAATTCCAGAATCTGCAACTATTGGTTCATTGAAG aGGACTGTTATGGAGGCAGTGACAGCGATACTCGGAGGTGGATTACGCATTGGTGTACTTCTTCAAGGAAAAAAGGTTAGAGATGACAATAAAACTCTGTTGCAAACGGGAATTTCTCGTGATAACCAGATGGATGCACTGGGTTTTAGCCTGGAGCCGAACCCTTCGCAAACCTTTCCATCGCACTGTCCTGGAGGTTCTCCCTTGACGTTTCCCTGTGACACGCCTCTACCTTTAGCTAG GTATCCAGCAACTCCTGGTTTAGTTGCTCGGGTTACACATGATCCTTCACATGAGCCTCACATGCCTAATTTGGGCCACTTTGTTGAAAGCGATCATGATTCTGCACCCTCGCCTACAGATATGTCACTTGACAAAAGCACAACGGATTCTAAAGCCCTGGTAGCTGTACCAGCGATTAGTGTGGAGGCGCTAGATGTGGTTCCAGCTCATAGGAAATCAAAGCAATCTGAAGTTGTGCAACGTAGAATTCGTCGACCTTTCTCTGTTGCTGAAGTTGAAGCCCTGGTTCAAGCTGTTGAGAAACTTGGAACTGGAAG GGTTTTAATGGCTTTACTAATCTGCAGGTGGCGTGATGTTAAGTTAAGAGCTTTTGATAACGCAAAGCACCGAACTTACGTAGATTTAAAG GATAAGTGGAAAACACTTGTTCATACAGCGAGAATATCGCCACAGCAAAGGCGGGGAGAACCGGTGCCTCAGGAGCTCCTGGACAGGGTCCTAACTGCGCATGCCTACTGGTCACAGCAGCAAGCCAAGCAACAACTGAAGCAGCAACAGCAGCCTGAGAGCTGCCTTCTCCTTTATAACTCAAACAGTAAGAGCTAG